The proteins below are encoded in one region of bacterium:
- a CDS encoding helix-turn-helix transcriptional regulator, with amino-acid sequence MKRDRATQRHIQQIVRLCHAGLESRTLMVETIKRLRALMPIDASFFATVDPATLLFTGSVADDVLVRATPQFLANEFLQEDVNAFRSLARAVHPVGDLDAATQHHPERSARYRDILAPLGLGDELRATLRVNGTCWGVLCLHRERSSAPFTPGEARVLNYLTPHLGEGLRKALSIGSGAAGASLDEPGLLVLDDDLSLVAGTPAADRWLAEVAAADWSHTRQLPTAIYSVVGRLQALEQDGDVLTRELPRARLRTRSGQWLVLHASRMSWPTSPAPIAVILEVAQPMEIAPLIIQAYDLSRREGEITLCVMRGLSTAEIAAELHISPHTVQDHLKAIFDRVGVRSRRALIAGIFTQQYHPRIVAGSRPDSHGQFRLERR; translated from the coding sequence GTGAAGCGGGATCGCGCAACCCAACGACACATACAGCAGATCGTCCGGCTGTGCCACGCCGGCCTTGAGTCCCGCACGCTGATGGTCGAAACGATCAAGCGCTTACGCGCGCTCATGCCAATCGATGCCTCGTTCTTCGCAACCGTCGACCCCGCAACACTACTCTTTACTGGATCGGTGGCCGACGACGTCCTGGTACGAGCCACGCCGCAGTTCCTCGCGAACGAATTCTTGCAGGAGGATGTCAATGCATTCAGATCGCTCGCGCGGGCCGTGCATCCGGTCGGCGATCTCGACGCAGCGACACAACATCATCCGGAGCGCAGCGCGCGCTACCGCGACATCCTGGCGCCACTTGGGTTGGGAGATGAGTTGCGCGCGACCCTCCGCGTCAATGGCACCTGTTGGGGGGTGCTCTGCCTACATCGCGAGCGATCGAGTGCGCCGTTTACCCCCGGCGAAGCGCGTGTTCTCAATTACCTGACGCCCCATCTAGGCGAGGGTTTGCGCAAGGCGCTGTCAATAGGTTCTGGCGCGGCCGGAGCGAGCCTGGATGAGCCAGGGCTGCTTGTGCTCGACGATGACCTCTCCTTGGTGGCTGGAACACCGGCTGCCGACCGCTGGCTTGCCGAGGTCGCGGCCGCCGACTGGTCACATACGCGCCAGCTGCCTACCGCCATCTATTCGGTGGTGGGACGTTTGCAGGCGCTTGAACAGGATGGCGATGTCCTGACCAGGGAGTTGCCGCGGGCGCGTCTGAGGACGCGCTCGGGACAGTGGCTCGTGCTGCACGCCTCACGCATGTCCTGGCCGACGTCACCTGCGCCAATCGCCGTCATTCTCGAGGTCGCGCAACCGATGGAGATAGCGCCTCTGATCATCCAAGCATACGATCTGTCAAGACGCGAAGGCGAGATCACGCTGTGCGTCATGCGCGGACTCTCGACTGCCGAGATCGCAGCCGAGCTGCACATTTCGCCTCACACCGTCCAAGATCATCTTAAGGCGATCTTCGATCGTGTTGGGGTGCGCAGCCGGCGCGCGCTGATCGCAGGCATCTTCACCCAGCAGTACCACCCGCGCATTGTAGCTGGGAGCCGTCCGGACTCACATGGACAATTCAGGTTGGAACGGCGCTAG
- a CDS encoding ester cyclase, with the protein MSLDKNKTLVERFVREFWNSGKLSAADELMAPNPTIVVNNQTVTDLEALKAICRSIRGAFPDWFSTVEEVVAEGESVAERWTGRGTHRGTFQGIAATGRQVAVPGTVFYRMVGGRIAEFRGQFDRLAMLEQLGGAADPRTGSSE; encoded by the coding sequence ATGTCACTGGACAAGAACAAGACCTTAGTTGAACGATTCGTGCGCGAGTTCTGGAACAGCGGGAAGTTGTCTGCCGCTGACGAGTTGATGGCGCCGAATCCGACGATCGTCGTAAACAACCAGACGGTGACGGATCTCGAGGCGCTCAAGGCGATCTGTCGTTCGATACGGGGAGCGTTTCCGGACTGGTTCTCGACGGTGGAAGAAGTGGTGGCCGAGGGCGAGAGCGTGGCGGAGCGGTGGACCGGCCGCGGCACGCACCGTGGCACGTTTCAGGGGATTGCTGCGACGGGACGACAGGTTGCTGTTCCAGGAACAGTATTCTACCGGATGGTGGGCGGCAGAATCGCGGAGTTCCGCGGCCAGTTTGACCGTCTGGCGATGCTTGAGCAGCTTGGCGGCGCCGCAGATCCGCGCACAGGCTCATCCGAGTAG
- a CDS encoding Imm1 family immunity protein has protein sequence MPAVHTLAELDDALRAARPQFLELWVETAGGAALCALLNGDSGWLMYLRESGDPGFSSRNLDYTGPVDRLIEYRLDNGQVDEYPASWALSVGDVEEAMQHFLRTGEPAPWIAWHNDSGDGAVIGRTA, from the coding sequence ATGCCGGCGGTTCACACGCTTGCAGAACTGGATGATGCCTTGCGCGCGGCGCGGCCGCAATTCCTCGAGCTCTGGGTCGAGACGGCGGGCGGAGCGGCTCTGTGCGCGTTATTGAATGGCGACTCGGGATGGCTTATGTATCTTCGCGAGAGCGGTGATCCCGGCTTCAGTTCGCGCAATTTGGACTACACGGGTCCTGTCGACCGGTTGATTGAGTACCGTCTCGACAACGGCCAGGTTGACGAATATCCCGCGTCCTGGGCTCTGTCGGTTGGCGACGTGGAGGAAGCGATGCAGCACTTCTTGCGCACGGGAGAGCCGGCGCCATGGATCGCCTGGCACAATGATTCCGGCGACGGTGCCGTCATCGGGCGCACGGCATAA